One Clarias gariepinus isolate MV-2021 ecotype Netherlands chromosome 5, CGAR_prim_01v2, whole genome shotgun sequence genomic region harbors:
- the cfap97d2 gene encoding uncharacterized protein CFAP97D2 yields MEHKAHQSLQPCASKYLQYRWDKSSYDIHDKKIQSTKAKVNTSPPKIYSHILAKRKKRMMEEERVSKIQRENHMLLNKITHIKQTAGRIDCRNEYVNKRHDTDKRQEALLEIVKTNKIILRRLSQCTSYYSVEGWNEQWLKTLDHMKSLGRFPPLRHVQPSVDVLPQKTMVLSKGKANHMR; encoded by the exons ATGGAACATAAAGCTCACCAATCTCTGCAACCATGCGCAAGCAAATACCTCCAGTACAGGTGGGATAAGAGCAGCTATGACATACATGATAAAAAG ATTCAGTCTACAAAGGCAAAGGTTAACACGTCTCCACCTAAGATCTACAGTCACATTCTTgcgaaaaggaaaaagagaatg ATGGAGGAAGAACGCGTTTCAAAGATCCAAAGAGAAAATCATATGCTACTGAATAAAATAACCCACATCAAGCAAACTGCTGGGCGAATTGACTGCAGAAATGAGTATGTGAATAAAAG GCATGACACAGACAAAAGGCAAGAAGCACTGCTTGAAATTGTGAAGACGAATAAAATAATCCTCAGACGATTATCACAGTGCACATCGTACTACAGTGTAGAAGGGTGGAATGAACAGTGGTTAAAAACCCTTGATCATATGAAGAGCCTTGGGCGATTTCCACCATTAAGACATGTTCAG CCATCTGTAGATGTGTTGCCACAGAAGACCATGGTGTTATCTAAAGGGAAGGCAAATCACATgagataa